One Sphaeramia orbicularis chromosome 21, fSphaOr1.1, whole genome shotgun sequence DNA window includes the following coding sequences:
- the LOC115412712 gene encoding protocadherin-8, translated as MRLLTEGKTAKKMIGVKFITYLHRWIFIIFIHQFFFVSVAESDGNTIRYQTNEEDAPGTVIGNLAKDMSLSLSHSSKTNFRMMKQFNDSFIRVRESDGELTVGERIDRERICRHTPQCLITFDVVNFSKDRYKLIHVEVEIKDINDNSPEFPNKESIVEISENAALGSRIPLDPAVDADVGSNYIQSYQISVNSHFTIDVLLRADGVKYAELVLMKELDRETQSSYTVDLVATDGGNPRRSGSAKITIKVTDFNDNSPVFDQNSFSVSLPEDAPVGTVILDLNAVDADEGLNGEVIYGFGKQVSHEIRELFQVDNKSGHLTLKSPVDFEDKSTYELDVQATDLGPNPTPSVCKIVIHVTDVNDNAPEISITPMTSITTGIAYISEAADKDSLVALISTLDRDSGVNSQVHCTLYGHDHFKLRQAYEDSYMIVTAAVLDRERISEYNLTVMAEDFGSPPLRKITQYTIRLTDENDNAPHFSKAVYEVSVVENNAPGAFITTVEATDADLGINGKITYRLVDSVIMGSPVNTFVSLNSVSGSIYALRSFNYEVMKQLDIHIKASDGGSPQLQSTAVIRLKIVDQNDNQPSIIEPPLYKGSAEVFLPKDAPAGYVVTQIKATDADEGINAQLSYKITEGGHLGFSINKDTGKVHVSRQLTYDLTDNVKVTVSVSDNGFPALTSTAIIHLSFIEGTLPSMPSLAQNGNEELFEWDMSIAIIIVLAGSCSVLLLAIILITTICSRRKKEQREGGYDEKEDVPNVEKVESGHIDSLIANHKGKAFDAHPFPEKTPLASSNTTETGCEDGRQTAGIFESNSRVMEGKLKGYSTLPGYGKETVRPITIWKGNSFTTISARDPHISGKDSGKGDSDFNDSDSDISADVHKKESPPTNNLWACTSECKVLGHSDRCWSPSATRPNTSLASGPHLSTFSKTASLPRDTRRENYYPVHLPKTNGLQSVYEKVQHQEFDYILVGPPTPARIQETDEISIPEYTNS; from the exons CCAAGACCAATTTCAGGATGATGAAACAATTCAATGATTCATTCATCAGGGTAAGAGAAAGCGACGGGGAACTCACTGTCGGGGAACGAATTGACAGGGAAAGAATCTGCAGACACACTCCACAGTGTCTCATTACTTTTGATGTGGTAAATTTTTCAAAAGATCGGTACAAATTGATTCACGTTGAGGTGGAAATAAAGGACATCAATGACAACTCCCCGGAGTTTCCAAACAAGGAATCTATAGTGGAGATCTCAGAGAATGCAGCCCTTGGGTCCCGTATTCCTTTAGACCCAGCTGTGGATGCTGATGTCGGGTCAAACTACATCCAAAGCTATCAAATTTCTGTCAACAGTCATTTTACCATTGATGTGCTCCTGAGAGCGGATGGGGTTAAATATGCGGAATTGGTGCTAATGAAAGAGCTAGACAGGGAGACTCAGTCTTCATACACTGTAGACCTGGTCGCCACAGACGGAGGCAACCCTCGCAGATCGGGGTCAGCAAAAATAACTATTAAAGTAACTGACTTCAATGACAATAGTCCCGTGTTTGACCAGAACAGTTTCTCAGTCAGCCTGCCTGAGGACGCACCGGTGGGCACAGTTATACTGGACTTGAACGCAGTTGATGCTGATGAGGGTCTAAACGGAGAGGTCATATATGGATTCGGAAAACAGGTTTCTCATGAGATCCGAGAACTTTTCCAAGTGGATAATAAATCAGGGCACTTGACACTTAAGAGCCCTGTGGATTTTGAGGACAAAAGCACTTATGAGCTAGATGTACAGGCGACTGATCTGGGACCCAACCCGACCCCCTCCGTGTGTAAAATCGTCATTCACGTCACTGATGTTAATGACAATGCCCCAGAAATCAGTATCACCCCGATGACCTCCATCACGACGGGCATTGCATACATCAGCGAGGCGGCAGACAAGGACAGTCTGGTGGCGCTGATCAGCACCTTGGACAGAGACTCGGGTGTTAACAGCCAAGTCCACTGCACATTATACGGACACGACCACTTCAAACTCCGCCAGGCTTATGAGGACAGTTACATGATAGTTACAGCAGCAGTACTAGACAGGGAAAGGATTAGTGAGTATAACTTGACGGTCATGGCTGAGGATTTTGGCTCCCCTCCGCTCAGAAAGATCACTCAATACACAATTAGACTCACCGACGAGAATGACAACGCCCCTCACTTCAGTAAAGCCGTTTATGAAGTTTCTGTGGTGGAAAACAACGCCCCCGGGGCTTTTATAACCACAGTTGAGGCCACTGACGCGGATCTGGGTATAAATGGAAAAATAACTTACAGACTTGTGGACAGTGTTATTATGGGCTCCCCTGTCAACACGTTTGTGTCGCTCAATTCAGTGTCTGGCTCTATATACGCACTGAGAAGTTTTAACTATGAAGTCATGAAACAGCTAGACATACATATAAAAGCAAGTGATGGGGGGTCACCACAGCTCCAGAGCACTGCTGTCATCAGACTAAAAATAGTTGATCAAAATGACAACCAACCTTCTATCATAGAGCCGCCACTTTACAAGGGATCTGCTGAGGTTTTCCTGCCCAAAGATGCACCTGCAGGTTATGTGGTAACCCAGATAAAGGCCACAGATGCTGATGAAGGCATAAATGCACAGCTGTCCTACAAAATCACCGAGGGGGGACACCTGGGTTTCTCTATTAACAAAGACACAGGGAAAGTGCATGTGAGTCGGCAGCTGACGTATGATCTTACAGACAATGTCAAAGTcacagtgtcagtcagtgacaatGGATTCCCTGCGCTCACCTCCACAGCCATTATACACCTCAGTTTCATAGAGGGGACTTTACCCAGTATGCCGTCCTTGGCTCAAAATGGCAATGAGGAGCTCTTTGAATGGGACATGTCCATAGCCATAATCATTGTCCTGGCAGGGAGCTGCTCTGTCCTCCTGCTGGCTATCATTCTCATCACAACCATTTGCAGTCGCCGGAAAAAAGAGCAGAGGGAGGGGGGATACGATGAAAAAGAAGATGTACCAAATGTGGAAAAAGTGGAAAGTGGTCATATTGATTCATTGATTGCCAACCACAAAGGCAAAGCGTTTGATGCCCATCcatttccagagaaaacgccatTGGCTAGCAGCAACACAACAGAGACAGGCTGTGAGGATGGCAGGCAGACAGCAGGCATCTTTGAGTCAAACAGCAGGGTGATGGAGGGTAAATTAAAG GGTTACTCCACACTGCCAGGATATGGAAAAGAAACGGTCAGGCCAATAACAATATGGAAGGGTAATTCATTCACGACAATCTCAGCAAGAGATCCTCACATTAGCGGCAAGGACAGTGGAAAAGGGGACAGTGACTTCAATGACAGTGATTCTGACATCAGTGCAGACGTGCACAAAAAAGAATCACCGCCAACCAACA ATCTCTGGGCTTGTACAAGCGAGTGCAAAGTTCTGGGCCATTCTGACCGATGCTGGAGCCCTTCAGCGACAAGGCCCAACACGAGTCTGGCCTCTGGACCACATCTGTCAACATTCTCCAAGACAGCTTCGCTTCCCCGGGACACCCGAAGGGAAAACTACTACCCAGTTCATTTACCCAAAACCAACGGCCTCCAAAGTGTGTATGAAAAAGTTCAACACCAGGAATTTGATTATATTCTTGTTGGTCCACCAACACCAGCAAGAATACAAGAAACAGATGAGATATCTATCCCGGAGTATACAaactcttaa
- the cnmd gene encoding leukocyte cell-derived chemotaxin 1, with amino-acid sequence MRGTMEKVQNTTHGSRCFEHCMPPVQSASATPTSTHFLRFGAVALIVGAVLMLCASMAALYLWKVTEKNVYNVRYSMNINGELREGSMEIDSDNNLESFKTGSGDEEAVEIHDFQSGITGIRFFGGDKCYIKSQIKAILPHMGANNKELLMSDPTDEIMPVRFDEDFIIWVSAEQPLKDTNFLSNKIIGLCGELPIYWLQPIHPKDGERRKRDTQRAKRQFNMHESEAAAEKRDSASDAEDEVSRVVEDGDGAQSSEGSALNPENPYHRGGGAREEGAMNFDTMLDHQGICCSDCQRSYTHCQRICEPLRGHWPWPYNYRGCQVACRVILPCRWWVARILGIV; translated from the exons ATGAGAGGAACTATGGAAAAAGTCCAAAATACCACTCATGGATCTCGATGTTTTGAACACTGCATGCCTCCG GTACAAAGTGCGTCCGCCACACCGACCTCTACTCACTTCCTAAGATTTGGGGCTGTGGCTCTTATCGTTGGTGCGGTGCTAATGTTGTGTGCATCCATGGCTGCTTTGTACCTGTGGAAGGTGACTGAGAAAAAT GTTTATAATGTTCGTTACAGTATGAACATCAATGGGGAGCTGAGGGAGGGATCTATGGAAATTGATTCTGACAATAACCTGGAGAGTTTTAAAACAGGGAGTGGAGATGAGGAAGCTGTGGAGATTCATGACTTTCAAAGT GGAATAACTGGGATCCGTTTCTTTGGAGGAGacaagtgctatataaaatcccAAATCAAAGCCATCCTTCCACACATGGGAGCGAACAACAAAGAACTGCTGATGTCTGACCCG ACAGATGAAATCATGCCTGTGAGATTTGATGAGGACTTCATCATATGGGTTTCTGCTGAACAGCCACTGAAGGACACCAATTTCCTGAGCAATAAAATTATCGGCCTTTGCGGGGAACTTCCCATTTACTGGCTCCAACCTATCCATCCTAAAG ATGgggagaggagaaagagagacacacagagagccAAACGGCAGTTTAACATGCATGAATCTGAGGCAGCTGCTGAGAAGAGGGACTCGGCAAGTGACGCAGAGGATGAAGTCTCCAGAGTTGTGGAAGATGGGGATGGGGCACAGTCTAGCGAGGGGTCAGCACTCAATCCTGAAAACCCCTATCAC CGCGGTGGAGGGGCCAGAGAGGAAGGAGCTATGAACTTTGACACCATGCTAGACCACCAGGGGATCTGCTGCTCAGACTGCCAACGCAGTTACACTCACTGTCAGAGAATATGCGAGCCTCTCCGTGGCCACTGGCCTTGGCCTTACAACTACAGAGGGTGTCAGGTGGCTTGTAGGGTTATTTTGCCTTGTCGCTGGTGGGTGGCACGCATTTTAGGTATTGTGTAA